From a single Phalacrocorax carbo chromosome 10, bPhaCar2.1, whole genome shotgun sequence genomic region:
- the TMEM62 gene encoding transmembrane protein 62 isoform X2, producing MEKTKWIDIKGNHDSFNIPHLDSVQNYYRKYSAWHKDGSFHYVHTTSFGNYSFICVDATLSPGPKRPYNFFGFLNMNQMKELSLMARDSLYSNHTIWFGHFPTSTIISPAPGIRTLMSSATAYLCGHLHTMGGLMPALHSQHRGGTLELELGDWMDNRRYRILAFDHDLFSFADLNFEEWPVVLITNPKSFLYSSSAHEPLGKILYSTHIRILAFSPSVIISVKVYIDGVHLGNAHQVSGPLYVLKWSPQNYSEGFHHIDVTVQDASGGISTKGHIFAVEENLSLRFGFLPSVILLTDHYVLARVLFGLIVLIQMTLLVIFRYLQKPALKEKPGLLTLTSYSLHVFSKTNTFYYSVLVLNIYTILGPWFVGELIDGQVGACFSFGVFVGGSFLHGGLTFVVGILQMLFFNLPLMAYLCWCLMLRCQGHSFRSHIHHVRRLVAVLVHLAMALLLAWQVYSCYFLLQTYGTLAFLLSPMRTWLVVLSSALIYKTWTLKSSELRTYIVEMKTCQSS from the exons ATTCATTCAACATTCCACACTTGGATAGTGTTCAGAATTATTACAG gaaaTACTCTGCCTGGCATAAAGATGGCTCTTTCCATTACGTCCACACTACCTCTTTCGGGAACTATTCATTCATCTGCGTGGATGCCACACTCAGCCCAGGCCCTAAAAGACCCTATAATTTCTTCGGATTTTTAAACATG AATCAAATGAAAGAGCTATCTTTGATGGCAAGAGACAGTCTGTACAGCAATCACACTATCTGGTTCGGCCATTTTCCCACCTCAACAatcatctccccagccccaggaatACGAACATTAATGAG TTCGGCCACAGCATATTTATGTGGACATCTCCATACAATGGGTGGGCTGATGCCAGCCTTGCACAGTCAGCACCGTGGTGGCACTCTGGAACTCGAACTGGGAGATTGGATGGATAATAGGAG GTACCGGATCCTTGCATTTGACCATGACCTCTTTAGCTTTGCAGACCTTAACTTTGAAGAATGGCCTGTAGTTCTCATCACCAATCCCAAATCCTTCCTTTACAGCAGTTCTGCTCATGAACCACTAGGCAAAATTCTTTATTCCACTCATATCAG AATTCTGGCCTTCTCTCCTTCTGTCATTATCTCTGTCAAAGTCTATATAGACGGAGTTCACTTGGGGAACGCGCATCAGGTGTCTGGCCCTCTCTATGTATTGAAGTGGAGCCCACAAAACTACAGTGAAGGGTTCCATCACATAGATGTGACTGTCCAG GATGCTTCAGGAGGAATTAGCACAAAGGGTCATATATTTGCTGTGGAAGAAAACCTCTCTcttaggtttggttttttgccaTCTGTTATTCTACTCACTGACCACTATGTTCTA GCTCGAGTGCTCTTTGGACTGATTGTGCTGATTCAGATGACCTTGCTCGTTATTTTCAGATACCTGCAAAAGCCAGCACTCAAAG AGAAGCCAGGATTACTTACTCTGACCTCGTATTCCCTTCATGTCTTCAGTAAAACAAACACCTTCTACTACTCAGTTCTGGTTCTGAATATATACACCATTCTGG GACCATGGTTTGTAGGTGAATTGATAGATGGCCAGGTGGGGgcctgtttttcctttggggTGTTTGTTGGAGGTTCCTTCTTACACGGCGGTCTGACATTTGTGGTTGGGATTTTACAG atgttGTTTTTTAACCTGCCATTAATGGCCTATCTGTGTTGGTGCCTGATGCTGCGATGCCAGGGTCACAGCTTCCGTTCTCACATCCATCACGTCCGACGCCTTGTGGCTGTGCTTGTCCACCTGGCAATGGCACTCCTCCTAGCCTGGCAGGTCTATTCCTGCTATTTCCTGCTGCAAACATATGGGACCTtggctttcctcctctccccaatGAGAACGTGGCTGGTGGtgctcagctcagctctgaTTTATAAAACCTGGACGCTGAAATCGTCTGAGCTCAGAACTTATATAGTAGAAATGAAAACCTGTCAGAGCTCCTGA